The following nucleotide sequence is from Vidua chalybeata isolate OUT-0048 chromosome 18, bVidCha1 merged haplotype, whole genome shotgun sequence.
TGTCATCTTTCTTACTGCTTTCTAAAGCAAACAACCCCAAGTTAAGTTGTTGGCAGAAGCCACAGGAACAGCCTGCAAGTCACCTGATGCAGAACTGAACGGGAAGCATTGCTGTAGTTACTGATTGACTGTATCTGTGGGAATCTGTGCTGTGTGGGCCATATGTGGTGGCCTTCAGGCTGGGCAGGCACAGCCAAGCTGCTGGTCATGGGTCCCCCTGTCTGCATGACATATggtgcagaaaaaaagacagatttaGCCAGATTTTGGCTGAGTGGTCATATTTGTGTATCAGTGGAGCGGAAGCAGATGACACATCTGGAGTCATACAGATCTGAAAGTAGTGAAAGtaaagtaatgaaaatagtgCTCCCTGAAGAAACAGGAGCAGGCAAATTCCTAACTGATATATTGCGAAAAGAAAGAGTGGGAGTTGCACTCGGACTTGCAGCTGGAGCTCTATTTCTGCACCTGCCTTACAACTCCCCTGAGGAGCTGTGTGAGCTCAATATGAATGAGGAACTTCGGGCCGAGTGGGAGCACAGAAGGAGCTGCCAGTCCCACAGTCCTTCCTCTGGCtaaacacagcagcaccaggagatACATGTAGGAATCTGCTCCTTTAGCACTGCATCAGCAGTGTCCAGGGCAAGTCCCCTCTGCTGGGCCACCTAGGCTCTGTCAACAAAGATGTTTGGTGCAGTGCCTTGGATGCTCTTTGCAGACTGTCACTCTTAAGTTTCCTTCTTGTTTTGCATGCTCAGGGTGAGAACACTGTGTTTGTCATGACCAATGTGATACTGACACTGAACCAGAGCCAAGGCCGCTGCCCAGAGGTAGGTGCAGAATCTGCTTTAATCCTGCCTTGTGTGGGTGGGAGTGCGGGGGAGAGGGTTCTCAGAGTTTTATGTAACTActgttcctctccagctcccagaCGATCAAACAAAGTGTGAGGTGAAGAATAACTGTATTCCAGGATATGTCAGCACCCACAGCAGTGGTAAGAAACCTGCTGCAAAAGCTCCTTTCAGTCTGGGTTGTGgtgcctctgtgctgtgccttcCCTGCTGTGAAGGAAGCACCATTTCACTTCAGTCTCCTTGTTCTCATTCTCTCACATGTAAGAGAATTGAAGCAGAAgctcagatttttcttctggtgGACTTAGACCACATGAACTTAGACTGTGTTGGGTGGATGCTGGGTAGATGTGGGCTTTGGTGAGTTAGCAAACAGTGTGAAGCTTTTTCATGGCCTTCAGTCCCTGAAGCAGTATTTCACGTGGATGAAGATTTGACTCAGGAAAAGCACCCGATGcttctttctctgaaattaCACTTGCAGCGGAAGATAGTGTGGGTTTTGGTAGTGGCACTTCACCTCTAGGAAAATCACTTTCATCATATGGAATGTCACAGGTCAAATACTGCCTGGTTTTGCTCAGTAGTACCTCCATGCACGTGTCTTTCCAGGCATCCAGACTGGGGAGTGTGTTCCATACAACAACAGCATTAAGACCTGTGAAGTCTTTGCGTGGTGCCCCGTGGAGGATGACTATCACATACCCAAGTGAGTGCTCTGTCTTCCTACTCCACAGTGCCCCTCCTGAGAGCAGGCTCGTGGTACACAGCTGATTCTTCTCCCACTGACATGCTTGTGGGAAAAGCTGAAGAGATGAGCACCAAGAACTCTGCAGAGTCCtgtttttgtttcccttttgttttgtaGGCCAGCATTCCTGCGAGAAGCTGAGAACTTCACCCTTCTGGTGAAGAACAACATTTGGTACCGCAAGTTCAACTTCAGCAAGTAAATAGCAAGAGAGTCATCACACTGTCTGGTCTCCTGGGCAGTAAATGGGATGAACAactcttctctttctgttctcCTGTAGGCGAAACATCCTCCCCACTATCAACTCCACCTACCTCAAGAACTGCATCTATGATGCCCAGACCGATCCCTTCTGCCCTATCTTCCGTTTAGGGAAAATTGTTGaagctgcagggcaggactTCCAGGAAATGGCTGTGGAGGTATTTGGCTGCCCCTTCTCTTGGGCTTCAGCTGTTTTTAGAAGAAGAGTGGTAGGGGGTTGTCTCCTCTGCCTCAAGGCATAAACCACAGAACACAGATCAGCTGCAGGATGGAGAGTGTTCTGGCCAGAGGGACTGGAGTGAATTCTACTTAACCAATAATTGGCCTTGCTTTGTTTGGGTGGGGTTATGTGCAAGGTTCTGTAGCAGCAGAAAAGAGTGTTGGACTGAGCCTGGGATTAGAGCCAGTAGGTCAGGTCCTGGTCAGCAGAGAGCCTAGTGCTGGGCTGGCCGTGTACTTTGGACTGCTCATCACCTCCTCTCCTCCACTTGGCAGGGTGGAGTCATGGCACTGCAGATCAACTGGGACTGCAACCTggacagagctgcttcccactGTGTGCCAAAATATTCCTTCCGGCGCCTTGACAACAAGGACTCTGCCCACACCGTCTCACCCGGCTACAACTTCAGGTAATGTGGCTGTGGAGGGCACCTGGTGTCACAGCTCCATCTGCCACTGGCAGTTG
It contains:
- the P2RX4 gene encoding P2X purinoceptor 4 isoform X2; protein product: MALCGAFHSFLFEYDTPRIVLIRSRKVGLINRAVQLGILAYVIGWVFLWEKGYQETDSVVSSVTTKVKGVTLTNTSTLGARVWDVADYVIPPQGENTVFVMTNVILTLNQSQGRCPELPDDQTKCEVKNNCIPGYVSTHSSGIQTGECVPYNNSIKTCEVFAWCPVEDDYHIPKPAFLREAENFTLLVKNNIWYRKFNFSKRNILPTINSTYLKNCIYDAQTDPFCPIFRLGKIVEAAGQDFQEMAVEGGVMALQINWDCNLDRAASHCVPKYSFRRLDNKDSAHTVSPGYNFSQPRGRVSLISLICSHPFSLSFACCHPVWDTEQPLCSRPCPLAAAWSPAALACLSRVADFLPVSPSAPLLKLLSPLHMPCKFPHFMVLTVVLNSPALGFSPM
- the P2RX4 gene encoding P2X purinoceptor 4 isoform X4 is translated as MALCGAFHSFLFEYDTPRIVLIRSRKVGLINRAVQLGILAYVIGWVFLWEKGYQETDSVVSSVTTKVKGVTLTNTSTLGARVWDVADYVIPPQGENTVFVMTNVILTLNQSQGRCPELPDDQTKCEVKNNCIPGYVSTHSSGIQTGECVPYNNSIKTCEVFAWCPVEDDYHIPKPAFLREAENFTLLVKNNIWYRKFNFSKRNILPTINSTYLKNCIYDAQTDPFCPIFRLGKIVEAAGQDFQEMAVEGGVMALQINWDCNLDRAASHCVPKYSFRRLDNKDSAHTVSPGYNFRSKERNLRYTLASIKHSHESWWHQQKAREPGMVKPREEVQDVTRMHNHPAMGQTPGQSQPQPQGCHHCSFHPFYSNTSRE
- the P2RX4 gene encoding P2X purinoceptor 4 isoform X3; its protein translation is MALCGAFHSFLFEYDTPRIVLIRSRKVGLINRAVQLGILAYVIGWVFLWEKGYQETDSVVSSVTTKVKGVTLTNTSTLGARVWDVADYVIPPQGENTVFVMTNVILTLNQSQGRCPELPDDQTKCEVKNNCIPGYVSTHSSGIQTGECVPYNNSIKTCEVFAWCPVEDDYHIPKPAFLREAENFTLLVKNNIWYRKFNFSKRNILPTINSTYLKNCIYDAQTDPFCPIFRLGKIVEAAGQDFQEMAVEGGVMALQINWDCNLDRAASHCVPKYSFRRLDNKDSAHTVSPGYNFRFAKYYRNSDGTESRTLVKAYGIRFDIIVFGKAGKFDVIPTMINIGSGLALFGVATVLCDIVVLYCMKKRYYYREKKYKYVEDYELGVGETYGTDS
- the P2RX4 gene encoding P2X purinoceptor 4 isoform X6; translated protein: MALCGAFHSFLFEYDTPRIVLIRSRKVGLINRAVQLGILAYVIGWVFLWEKGYQETDSVVSSVTTKVKGVTLTNTSTLGARVWDVADYVIPPQGENTVFVMTNVILTLNQSQGRCPELPDDQTKCEVKNNCIPGYVSTHSSGIQTGECVPYNNSIKTCEVFAWCPVEDDYHIPKPAFLREAENFTLLVKNNIWYRKFNFSKRNILPTINSTYLKNCIYDAQTDPFCPIFRLGKIVEAAGQDFQEMAVEGGVMALQINWDCNLDRAASHCVPKYSFRRLDNKDSAHTVSPGYNFRRGTTIGRRNTNMWRIMNWELVRRMEQTPELLVLQNQLLL
- the P2RX4 gene encoding P2X purinoceptor 4 isoform X5 translates to MALCGAFHSFLFEYDTPRIVLIRSRKVGLINRAVQLGILAYVIGWVFLWEKGYQETDSVVSSVTTKVKGVTLTNTSTLGARVWDVADYVIPPQGENTVFVMTNVILTLNQSQGRCPELPDDQTKCEVKNNCIPGYVSTHSSGIQTGECVPYNNSIKTCEVFAWCPVEDDYHIPKPAFLREAENFTLLVKNNIWYRKFNFSKRNILPTINSTYLKNCIYDAQTDPFCPIFRLGKIVEAAGQDFQEMAVEGGVMALQINWDCNLDRAASHCVPKYSFRRLDNKDSAHTVSPGYNFRSKERNLRYTLASIKHSHESWWHQQKGMVKPREEVQDVTRMHNHPAMGQTPGQSQPQPQGCHHCSFHPFYSNTSRE
- the P2RX4 gene encoding P2X purinoceptor 4 isoform X1, coding for MALCGAFHSFLFEYDTPRIVLIRSRKVGLINRAVQLGILAYVIGWVFLWEKGYQETDSVVSSVTTKVKGVTLTNTSTLGARVWDVADYVIPPQGENTVFVMTNVILTLNQSQGRCPELPDDQTKCEVKNNCIPGYVSTHSSGIQTGECVPYNNSIKTCEVFAWCPVEDDYHIPKPAFLREAENFTLLVKNNIWYRKFNFSKRNILPTINSTYLKNCIYDAQTDPFCPIFRLGKIVEAAGQDFQEMAVEGGVMALQINWDCNLDRAASHCVPKYSFRRLDNKDSAHTVSPGYNFRFAKYYRNSDGTESRTLVKAYGIRFDIIVFGKAGKFDVIPTMINIGSGLALFGVATVLCDIVVLYCMKKRYYYREKKYKYVEDYELVSINEGKVKAKLLPPLTP